A portion of the Halobacillus ihumii genome contains these proteins:
- a CDS encoding LysM peptidoglycan-binding domain-containing protein, translated as MNKKQLATAVGGTLVGASLWGTTVFADELHKVESGDTLWELSNRYGSSVSELKSWNDINSHLIFVGQSLVVSKDGSSADESASSNEGTTSTYTIKSGDTLSGIASQYNVSVSNLMAWNNLSSSLIFAGDKLSVNGTSDASVSRPSRESTASDNVKKYTVQPGDTLSEIGSRFGVGVSSLKSWNNISGHIIYVGQTLSLKGSALTDKVDTSSNTPEPEVSNSGLIQEAKQHLGTPYQWGGESPAGFDCSGFIQYVFEQEGISLPRTVASIYADSRLDSVSNLQVGDLVFFETYKPGASHAGIYVGGNQFIHSGSSDGVEISSLSNPYWSPRYIGAKRF; from the coding sequence ATGAACAAAAAACAATTGGCTACTGCTGTTGGGGGAACTTTAGTAGGAGCGTCACTTTGGGGAACGACAGTTTTTGCGGATGAATTACATAAAGTAGAATCAGGCGATACTCTTTGGGAATTAAGTAATAGATACGGTTCTTCAGTCTCAGAACTTAAGTCATGGAACGATATAAATAGTCATCTTATTTTCGTAGGTCAGTCTCTTGTTGTAAGTAAAGATGGTTCTTCAGCAGATGAATCTGCTTCCAGCAATGAAGGCACAACGAGTACATATACAATCAAAAGCGGTGACACTTTATCAGGAATTGCAAGTCAATATAACGTTTCTGTAAGCAACTTGATGGCATGGAACAACTTGAGCTCTTCTTTAATCTTCGCGGGTGATAAGCTGTCCGTTAATGGCACAAGCGATGCTTCTGTTTCACGTCCTTCCAGAGAATCAACGGCCAGTGATAACGTTAAAAAATACACTGTGCAGCCTGGTGATACATTATCAGAGATTGGGTCACGTTTTGGCGTAGGCGTTTCTTCCCTGAAAAGTTGGAATAACATTTCTGGTCATATCATCTATGTGGGACAAACGCTAAGCTTAAAAGGATCAGCCCTTACGGATAAGGTTGATACATCATCTAATACCCCTGAACCAGAAGTTTCAAACTCTGGATTAATTCAGGAAGCTAAACAACATCTTGGCACGCCTTATCAGTGGGGCGGAGAGTCTCCGGCAGGATTTGACTGCAGCGGTTTCATCCAATATGTATTTGAGCAAGAAGGAATAAGTCTTCCACGTACAGTTGCTTCTATCTATGCTGACAGCCGCTTAGACAGTGTTTCTAATTTGCAAGTAGGAGACCTTGTCTTCTTTGAAACGTATAAGCCAGGTGCTTCTCATGCAGGGATTTATGTTGGCGGTAATCAGTTTATCCATTCAGGTTCTTCCGATGGTGTTGAAATTAGTTCACTTTCTAACCCATACTGGAGCCCGCGTTATATTGGAGCAAAACGCTTCTAA
- a CDS encoding gamma-type small acid-soluble spore protein has protein sequence MAKQPKQAGKQAAGTDAQQVRKQNQQAAQGQGQFGTEFGAEQTNAQQVQKQNQKSQAKKK, from the coding sequence ATGGCTAAACAACCCAAACAAGCGGGTAAACAAGCAGCTGGTACTGATGCACAGCAGGTTCGTAAGCAGAACCAACAAGCTGCCCAAGGTCAGGGCCAATTTGGTACTGAATTTGGTGCAGAACAAACAAATGCACAGCAAGTACAAAAGCAAAATCAAAAATCTCAGGCTAAGAAAAAATAA
- a CDS encoding glutamate-1-semialdehyde 2,1-aminomutase: MNFTKSEQLYDEAKQHIVGGVNSPSRAYKGVGGGTPVYMDRAEGAYFYDVDGQKYIDYLGAYGPIITGHAHPHITEAITKAAQNGVLYGTPTVLENTFAKKLKDAIPSLDKVRFVNSGTEAVMTTIRVARAYTGRNKIIKFAGCYHGHSDLVLVAAGSGPSTLGTPDSAGVPASIAEDVITVPFNDIEPYKEALKRYGDEIAGVLVEPIVGNFGIVEPNPGFLQQINDLAHEAGSLVIYDEVITAFRFTYGSAQQLLDIEPDMTAMGKIIGGGLPIGAYGGRADIMEQVAPLGPAYQAGTMAGNPASMSAGIACLEVLQQEGVYDEMDRLGALLEEGIYNHAKANDIHISINRLKGALTVYFTDEKVENYEQAENTDGEQFARFFKLMLDQGINLAPSKYEAWFLTTAHTEEDIQTTLEAVKHTFETMAKE; the protein is encoded by the coding sequence ATGAATTTCACTAAATCTGAACAGTTATATGATGAGGCCAAACAGCACATTGTAGGCGGAGTCAACTCCCCGTCACGTGCCTATAAAGGAGTTGGAGGCGGCACACCGGTGTACATGGATCGGGCTGAAGGCGCCTATTTCTACGATGTTGATGGCCAGAAATATATTGACTACTTAGGTGCATATGGCCCAATTATTACAGGCCATGCTCACCCGCACATTACCGAAGCGATTACGAAGGCAGCACAAAATGGAGTGTTATACGGCACACCGACCGTACTCGAGAATACGTTTGCCAAAAAACTAAAAGATGCCATTCCATCTTTAGATAAAGTCCGTTTCGTAAATTCCGGAACAGAAGCGGTGATGACAACGATTCGTGTAGCTCGTGCTTACACAGGCCGCAATAAAATTATTAAGTTCGCGGGCTGCTATCACGGTCATTCAGACTTAGTCTTAGTTGCCGCCGGATCTGGACCATCTACCCTTGGCACTCCGGACTCAGCAGGCGTCCCTGCCTCCATTGCTGAAGACGTTATTACGGTGCCATTTAATGATATTGAACCTTATAAAGAAGCGCTCAAACGATACGGGGATGAAATTGCTGGAGTGCTCGTAGAACCGATTGTAGGAAATTTCGGTATTGTAGAACCGAATCCAGGCTTTTTGCAACAAATAAATGATCTGGCTCATGAAGCAGGTTCGCTCGTTATTTATGACGAAGTAATCACAGCCTTCCGTTTTACATATGGAAGCGCCCAGCAGCTCCTTGACATTGAACCAGATATGACGGCTATGGGCAAAATTATCGGCGGCGGTTTGCCAATCGGTGCTTATGGCGGACGTGCTGATATTATGGAACAAGTCGCGCCACTGGGACCCGCTTATCAAGCCGGCACTATGGCTGGAAACCCCGCTTCGATGTCAGCGGGAATTGCTTGTCTCGAAGTCCTTCAGCAAGAGGGCGTTTATGATGAGATGGATCGGCTTGGTGCTCTTCTTGAAGAAGGCATTTACAATCATGCCAAGGCAAACGATATTCATATCTCCATCAATCGCCTAAAAGGAGCCTTAACGGTTTATTTCACCGATGAAAAAGTCGAGAATTATGAACAGGCTGAAAACACAGATGGTGAACAATTTGCGAGATTTTTCAAGCTCATGCTTGATCAGGGAATTAACCTGGCTCCTTCTAAATATGAAGCCTGGTTCCTGACAACCGCTCATACAGAAGAAGATATCCAAACGACGCTTGAGGCCGTCAAGCATACCTTTGAAACGATGGCAAAAGAATAA
- a CDS encoding DUF402 domain-containing protein, with amino-acid sequence MPGPAAGKRIEIKSYKHNGYLHRVWESTTILKGTRNVIIGANDRTKVKESDGRTWITREPAICYFHSKYWFNVIGMLRNDGVYYYCNISSPFIYEDETIKYIDYDLDVKIFPDMTFKLLDEDEYEIHKRQMNYPHVLDRILYNNVDTLVRWVRQRKGPFSPEFIDQWYERYLTYR; translated from the coding sequence ATGCCCGGCCCCGCCGCTGGAAAGCGAATCGAAATTAAAAGTTATAAACATAATGGATATTTGCATCGTGTGTGGGAAAGCACAACGATTTTAAAAGGAACGAGAAACGTAATAATTGGAGCGAATGACCGTACAAAAGTAAAAGAGAGTGACGGGCGTACGTGGATTACACGTGAACCAGCTATTTGTTACTTTCATTCAAAGTATTGGTTTAATGTAATAGGCATGCTGAGAAATGATGGGGTGTACTATTATTGTAATATCAGTTCCCCTTTTATATATGAGGATGAAACGATTAAATACATTGACTATGACCTGGATGTGAAGATATTTCCAGATATGACGTTTAAACTGCTTGATGAGGACGAGTATGAAATACACAAACGTCAAATGAATTATCCTCATGTTTTGGATCGGATTCTATATAATAATGTAGACACTCTTGTTCGATGGGTCAGGCAGCGAAAAGGTCCGTTTTCGCCAGAATTCATTGACCAATGGTATGAACGTTACTTAACATACCGATAA
- a CDS encoding FUSC family protein yields MKLGARMMKTGLAVAVALYVAELLGFVSPLLAAIAALFSIQPSIYRSYQSIVEQIQGNLIGAGIAIIAVFTLGNDPFVVAFAIIVVIGLTMNLKMNESTISLAAVAVVALMDSTDLTFIYFAASRLSSLLLGILAAFVVNLVFVPPHYETRLFARIDTTTTDILQWLRVTTRQLSDEPALKYEITRIQDNFRWIDHTYLLYSEERTYFKGKRFAKGRKLVLFRQLITTTKKSFDVLKAFYRLDHRIEQIPSEFQDSLVNELDKLINSHEKIVLSLKGRIKQTHKQSLRQIEEPNIPVVVEQLIKVYEENHNPDKLIFLPLASQLMEYHYQLEKFKRLLKSYEKHRHRNSIQTTEK; encoded by the coding sequence ATGAAATTAGGTGCACGTATGATGAAAACAGGCCTAGCCGTAGCTGTAGCCTTATATGTAGCTGAATTGCTAGGATTTGTCTCACCACTTCTAGCGGCAATTGCAGCCCTGTTTTCGATTCAACCTTCAATTTACCGATCTTATCAATCGATCGTGGAGCAAATCCAAGGGAATTTAATCGGGGCTGGTATTGCTATTATCGCTGTATTCACCCTTGGAAACGACCCGTTTGTAGTTGCTTTTGCCATCATCGTTGTGATTGGCCTCACAATGAACTTGAAGATGAATGAAAGCACGATTTCACTAGCCGCTGTAGCTGTTGTTGCCCTTATGGATTCAACTGATCTAACGTTTATATACTTTGCGGCTTCACGTCTCAGTTCACTCTTATTAGGAATATTAGCGGCATTTGTGGTCAATCTTGTGTTCGTACCACCCCATTATGAGACAAGACTTTTTGCAAGAATTGATACCACCACAACTGATATTCTTCAGTGGTTACGAGTTACAACAAGACAGCTCTCAGACGAACCTGCCCTAAAATACGAAATTACGCGTATTCAGGATAACTTTCGCTGGATCGATCATACGTATTTGTTATACTCTGAGGAACGAACGTACTTTAAAGGAAAACGATTTGCCAAAGGAAGAAAGCTTGTCCTATTCAGACAATTGATTACGACAACGAAGAAATCATTTGATGTGTTAAAAGCGTTTTACCGGCTCGATCACCGAATTGAACAAATACCGAGTGAGTTTCAAGATTCGTTGGTGAATGAGCTGGATAAATTAATCAATTCACATGAAAAAATCGTCCTTAGCTTAAAGGGGCGAATTAAACAAACACATAAACAATCATTGAGACAAATTGAGGAACCCAACATTCCAGTGGTTGTCGAACAGTTGATTAAAGTATATGAAGAAAATCACAATCCAGATAAACTGATTTTTCTGCCGCTGGCTTCTCAACTGATGGAGTATCACTATCAACTGGAGAAATTTAAGCGTTTATTAAAAAGTTATGAGAAGCATCGTCACCGCAACTCCATTCAAACTACTGAAAAATAA
- a CDS encoding ABC transporter ATP-binding protein, translating to MDSIKRYLAFVKPYKKKIALTVSVGVVKFSIPLLMPLIIKYVIDNIINSESLGQSEKIDQLLLLMGGAFFVFLILRPPIEYIRQYLAQWIGNTILYDVRDKLFDHIQKLSLRFYSQTKTGEIISRVIHDVEQTKTFVITGLMNIWLDMFTIVIAIIIMLTLDPWLTLVSVALFPLYGFAVKFFYARLRRLTRDRSQALAEVQGHLHERVQGMPVIRGFALEDYEHEQFDTRNSNFLDKAIKHTNWNAYTYSVTNTITDLAPLLVITFAGYQVITGALTVGTMVAFVGYMDRVYNPLRRLVNSATVLTQSIASMDRVFEFFDEKYDIVDKKNAKRLEHVHGDVTFKDVSFRYDEDEPDVLNGVNLQVEKGETIAFVGMSGGGKSTLISLIPRFYDVTSGQILIDGQDIRDVQARSLRDKVGMVLQDNILFSESIAMNIKMGNPDATEEEMIEAAKAANAHDFIMNLQHGYDTLVGERGVKLSGGQKQRVAIARVFLKNPPLLVLDEATSALDLESESLIQSALERLASDRTTFIVAHRLATITHADRIVHIENGEIVEVGSHEQLMQQKGHYYDLYQVQQLDDQKTEYLGT from the coding sequence TTGGATAGTATTAAGCGCTACTTAGCTTTTGTTAAGCCATATAAGAAAAAGATTGCTCTGACTGTATCTGTCGGAGTTGTAAAATTTTCAATTCCATTATTGATGCCGTTGATTATAAAATATGTGATCGACAATATCATTAATTCGGAATCATTAGGACAATCTGAGAAAATTGATCAATTACTGCTGCTTATGGGCGGCGCCTTTTTTGTGTTTCTGATCTTACGTCCTCCTATCGAGTACATTCGTCAATATTTAGCTCAATGGATCGGAAATACGATATTGTATGATGTGCGGGATAAACTGTTTGATCACATCCAGAAACTTAGCTTGCGATTTTATTCACAAACTAAGACCGGTGAAATCATTTCTCGTGTTATTCATGATGTGGAGCAGACCAAGACCTTTGTCATAACGGGGTTAATGAATATTTGGTTAGATATGTTTACAATTGTTATTGCTATTATTATCATGCTTACTCTTGATCCTTGGTTAACACTGGTATCTGTCGCACTGTTTCCGTTATACGGGTTTGCTGTGAAGTTTTTCTATGCAAGGTTACGGAGACTCACCAGAGACCGTTCTCAGGCGCTTGCTGAAGTTCAAGGTCATCTTCATGAACGGGTTCAAGGCATGCCGGTTATACGGGGATTTGCGCTTGAAGATTATGAACATGAACAATTCGATACACGCAACTCAAACTTTTTAGATAAAGCGATTAAACATACGAACTGGAATGCTTACACGTATTCCGTTACGAATACCATTACTGACCTGGCACCTTTGCTCGTGATCACTTTTGCCGGCTACCAGGTAATTACGGGGGCTTTGACGGTAGGTACAATGGTAGCGTTTGTCGGATATATGGATCGTGTTTATAACCCGTTAAGACGTTTGGTTAACTCCGCTACTGTCTTAACACAATCCATTGCTTCCATGGACCGAGTATTTGAATTCTTTGATGAAAAATACGACATTGTAGATAAGAAGAACGCCAAACGGTTAGAACACGTTCACGGTGATGTAACGTTTAAAGATGTATCGTTTCGGTATGATGAAGATGAACCAGATGTGTTGAACGGAGTGAACCTACAGGTCGAAAAAGGGGAGACAATCGCCTTTGTCGGCATGAGCGGGGGCGGAAAGTCAACATTAATTAGTTTAATTCCTCGTTTTTATGATGTTACAAGTGGCCAAATCTTAATTGATGGTCAAGATATTCGGGATGTGCAAGCTCGTTCTCTACGTGACAAGGTGGGAATGGTGCTTCAGGATAACATTCTGTTTAGTGAATCGATTGCTATGAACATTAAGATGGGCAATCCCGACGCTACGGAGGAAGAAATGATTGAAGCGGCTAAGGCGGCTAATGCTCATGACTTTATTATGAATTTGCAGCATGGCTACGATACGTTAGTCGGCGAGCGCGGGGTGAAACTTTCTGGCGGTCAGAAACAGCGTGTTGCTATTGCCAGAGTGTTTTTGAAAAATCCTCCACTGTTAGTGCTTGATGAGGCCACGTCGGCATTAGACTTGGAAAGCGAAAGTCTCATTCAATCAGCGCTTGAACGTCTGGCTTCTGATCGAACGACATTTATCGTGGCACACCGGTTAGCGACGATCACCCATGCGGATCGTATCGTTCATATCGAAAACGGCGAGATCGTAGAAGTAGGCTCACATGAGCAATTAATGCAGCAAAAAGGTCATTATTATGACTTGTATCAGGTTCAGCAGCTTGATGATCAGAAAACAGAATATTTGGGTACGTAA